In Halosegnis marinus, one genomic interval encodes:
- a CDS encoding potassium channel family protein yields MRFVIVGAGRVGMRTARVVREEGHTVTLVEPNRTTVDRLRDEGVDVVEGDGSDEATLLEAGLADADGLAALSGSFEVNVLACMIAKGHGCRTVLRATSESHEEVLRAYATDVDEVVYPERLGAIVAKNALLGGSIRAIADVAHHLQVVELTVTDESPMHGYSLSELELPADCRLLAFGKAGAEFGLPDEDHSLETGDRLVALVDFDRLADVRRIVVGEHAHAALAGDAA; encoded by the coding sequence ATGAGGTTTGTTATCGTGGGTGCTGGTCGGGTCGGGATGCGGACCGCCCGGGTGGTTCGCGAGGAGGGCCACACGGTGACGCTCGTCGAGCCGAACCGGACGACGGTGGACCGGCTCCGCGACGAGGGGGTGGACGTGGTCGAGGGCGACGGCTCCGACGAGGCCACCCTGCTGGAGGCGGGGCTGGCCGACGCCGACGGCCTCGCGGCGCTCTCGGGGTCGTTCGAGGTGAACGTCCTCGCCTGCATGATAGCCAAGGGGCACGGCTGCCGGACCGTGTTGCGGGCCACCTCGGAGTCCCACGAGGAGGTCCTCCGGGCGTACGCGACGGACGTGGACGAGGTGGTGTACCCCGAACGGCTCGGCGCCATCGTCGCCAAGAACGCGCTTCTCGGCGGCTCCATCCGTGCCATCGCCGACGTGGCCCACCACCTCCAGGTGGTCGAACTCACCGTCACGGACGAGTCGCCGATGCACGGCTACAGCCTCTCCGAGCTGGAACTGCCGGCGGACTGCCGGCTCCTCGCGTTCGGCAAGGCGGGCGCGGAGTTCGGCCTCCCCGACGAGGACCACTCGCTGGAGACGGGCGACCGGCTGGTCGCGCTCGTGGACTTCGACCGCCTCGCCGACGTGCGCCGTATCGTCGTCGGCGAGCACGCACACGCCGCGCTCGCGGGTGATGCGGCGTGA
- a CDS encoding Lrp/AsnC ligand binding domain-containing protein, giving the protein MVRAYVMVDAGASDAASLLDDVLAVAHVVEAHIVAGEYDVIAEVEAEEVSDVMATVATNVRAVDGVADTRTYVCLE; this is encoded by the coding sequence ATGGTGCGAGCATATGTCATGGTCGATGCGGGAGCGAGCGACGCGGCGTCGCTGCTCGACGACGTGCTCGCCGTCGCCCACGTGGTCGAGGCCCACATCGTGGCCGGCGAGTACGACGTCATCGCGGAGGTGGAGGCCGAGGAGGTGAGCGACGTGATGGCGACGGTCGCGACGAACGTCCGCGCCGTCGACGGCGTCGCGGACACGCGAACGTACGTCTGTCTGGAGTAG
- a CDS encoding thiamine pyrophosphate-dependent enzyme, whose amino-acid sequence MHRVIGERSLSETPFDGATARALFEGMVRARAFDERALALQRRGWMSGYPPFRGGEATQVAAAHAMRDDDWLFPTYRSNAMQIARGVPMADILRFRRGHDEYGSDHDVPNFPQAVPIATQIPHAAGAAMAMQRDDGDRAAVAYFGDGATSEGDFHEGLNFAGVFDAPCLFLCENNGWAISLPREKQTRAASIAAKADAYGFEGVQVDGMDPLAVLETVGGALDSVRAGDPVLVEALTYRLGPHTTSDDPSRYEERADYPEWRTRDPLDRFEEYLVAERVVDGATRSELEADAKRELDAAVAAAEDTPEPDLDEVFDHVYAETPPRLETQRAWLRDHAERHGIEGVER is encoded by the coding sequence ATGCACCGGGTCATCGGCGAGCGTTCGCTGTCGGAGACGCCGTTCGACGGGGCGACCGCGCGCGCCCTCTTCGAGGGGATGGTACGGGCTCGCGCCTTCGACGAGCGGGCGCTGGCCCTCCAGCGCCGCGGGTGGATGTCCGGCTATCCCCCGTTCCGCGGCGGCGAAGCCACCCAAGTCGCGGCCGCACACGCCATGCGCGACGACGACTGGCTCTTCCCCACCTACCGCTCGAACGCGATGCAGATCGCGCGCGGCGTCCCGATGGCCGACATCCTCCGGTTCCGCCGGGGCCACGACGAGTACGGCTCCGACCACGACGTGCCGAACTTCCCGCAGGCGGTCCCCATCGCCACGCAGATACCCCACGCCGCGGGCGCGGCGATGGCGATGCAGCGCGACGACGGCGACCGGGCCGCCGTCGCCTACTTCGGCGACGGGGCGACCTCGGAGGGGGACTTCCACGAGGGACTGAACTTCGCGGGCGTCTTCGACGCGCCGTGTCTGTTCCTCTGTGAGAACAACGGGTGGGCTATCTCCCTCCCCCGCGAGAAACAGACCCGGGCCGCCTCCATCGCCGCGAAGGCCGACGCGTACGGCTTCGAGGGCGTGCAGGTGGACGGGATGGACCCGCTCGCCGTTCTCGAAACCGTCGGCGGGGCGCTCGACTCCGTCCGCGCGGGCGACCCCGTCCTCGTGGAGGCGCTCACCTACCGGCTCGGCCCCCACACCACGAGCGACGACCCCAGCCGGTACGAGGAGCGCGCCGACTACCCCGAGTGGCGCACCCGCGACCCGCTGGACCGATTCGAGGAGTACCTCGTCGCCGAGCGCGTCGTGGACGGCGCGACCCGCTCCGAACTGGAGGCGGACGCGAAACGGGAACTCGACGCGGCCGTCGCCGCCGCCGAGGACACCCCGGAGCCGGACCTCGACGAGGTGTTCGACCACGTGTACGCCGAGACGCCGCCGCGCCTCGAAACGCAGCGGGCGTGGCTCCGCGACCACGCGGAGCGACACGGCATCGAGGGCGTCGAGCGGTAG
- a CDS encoding serine hydrolase domain-containing protein, which yields MDDPFPPRHRTATVRDAGTGIDTEAVREAVATARAGATTPDDVAYDHATEHHWDGDPPEHAGALGPFPDRRGEQNGVVFHRGELVAEWGDTTRVDHCFSVAKSFLSLLAGVASDRGLVDVTDPVGEYVEDGGFEGHNAAVTWEHLLQGTSEWEGTLFGKPDSVDRNRPVGRDADAVGDRGVRDLRDPGTYWEYNDVRINRLALALLRLWGEPLPEVLAREVLGPVGASGAWSWHGYRNSTVEVEGRAMESVSGGGHWGGGLWSSTRNLARVGLLLANDGAWGGRQVVSASWLDRATTPCDVEPGYGYLFWLNTDGERFPGTPESAFAALGYGSNQVWIDPEDDLVVVLRWVESEAANEVYRTLSDAV from the coding sequence ATGGACGACCCCTTCCCGCCGCGACACCGGACGGCGACGGTCCGCGACGCCGGAACCGGCATCGACACCGAGGCCGTGCGCGAGGCGGTCGCGACCGCGCGGGCCGGCGCGACGACCCCCGACGACGTGGCGTACGACCACGCGACCGAACACCACTGGGACGGCGACCCGCCCGAACACGCGGGCGCGCTCGGCCCGTTCCCCGACCGCCGCGGCGAGCAGAACGGCGTCGTGTTCCACCGCGGGGAACTCGTCGCCGAGTGGGGCGACACGACGCGCGTCGACCACTGCTTCAGCGTCGCCAAGTCCTTCCTCTCGCTTCTGGCGGGCGTCGCGAGCGACCGCGGCCTCGTGGACGTGACCGACCCCGTCGGCGAGTACGTCGAGGACGGGGGCTTCGAGGGGCACAACGCCGCGGTGACGTGGGAACACCTCCTGCAGGGGACGAGCGAGTGGGAGGGGACGCTGTTCGGCAAGCCCGACAGCGTGGACCGGAACCGGCCCGTGGGCCGCGACGCCGACGCGGTGGGCGACCGCGGCGTCCGCGACCTGCGCGACCCGGGCACCTACTGGGAGTACAACGACGTGCGCATCAACCGCCTCGCGCTCGCGCTGTTGCGCCTGTGGGGCGAACCGCTCCCCGAGGTGCTGGCCCGCGAGGTGCTGGGCCCGGTCGGCGCGTCCGGGGCGTGGTCGTGGCACGGCTACCGCAACTCCACGGTCGAGGTCGAGGGGCGCGCGATGGAGTCCGTCTCCGGCGGCGGCCACTGGGGCGGCGGCCTCTGGTCCAGCACGCGGAACCTCGCGCGCGTCGGCCTCCTGCTCGCGAACGACGGCGCGTGGGGCGGCCGGCAGGTCGTCTCGGCGTCGTGGCTCGACCGCGCGACGACGCCCTGCGACGTCGAACCCGGCTACGGCTACCTGTTCTGGCTCAACACGGACGGGGAACGGTTCCCGGGGACCCCGGAGTCCGCCTTCGCGGCGCTCGGCTACGGGTCGAACCAGGTGTGGATAGACCCGGAGGACGACCTCGTGGTCGTGTTGCGGTGGGTCGAGAGCGAGGCGGCGAACGAGGTGTACCGGACGCTTTCGGACGCGGTTTAG
- a CDS encoding redox-regulated ATPase YchF encodes MSYTIGLVGKPSVGKSTFFNAATMNDVPEGAYPFTTIDPSVGEAYVRVECAAPEFDTECTPNVGYCDDGTRFVPVKLVDVAGLIPGAHEGKGLGNQFLTDLNGADAFVHVVDFSGTTDAEGEPTEGHDPREDIDFLEEELDQWYLGILEKGLDKYADAYDKENTDIEVVLAEQMSAFRTNKDEIKRLVLRCDLSLDPETWDDDDAVELAREIRKETKPILIAANKMDTPEARANWDEITNDSDYDHLTFVAASAHAEKALKNADEAGVVDYTPGADGFEVTGDVSDEQAAGLADIEDFVAEYGGTGVQGAIETALFDVLGVVPVFPGSANGKGDEEGRFRDCFLLPEGATTSDFAYHIHSTIGDGLLHGIDCRTGRQVGGDHELDDRDVVELITTA; translated from the coding sequence ATGAGCTACACCATCGGTCTCGTCGGCAAGCCCTCCGTGGGCAAGTCGACGTTCTTCAACGCCGCGACGATGAACGACGTGCCCGAGGGCGCGTACCCGTTCACGACCATCGACCCCTCCGTGGGCGAGGCGTACGTCCGCGTCGAGTGTGCCGCCCCGGAGTTCGACACGGAGTGTACCCCGAACGTCGGCTACTGCGACGACGGCACCCGGTTCGTCCCCGTCAAGCTCGTGGACGTGGCCGGCCTCATCCCCGGCGCGCACGAGGGGAAGGGGCTCGGGAACCAGTTCCTCACCGACCTGAACGGGGCGGACGCGTTCGTCCACGTCGTGGACTTCTCGGGTACCACCGACGCCGAGGGGGAGCCGACGGAGGGCCACGACCCCCGCGAGGACATCGACTTCCTGGAGGAGGAACTCGACCAGTGGTACCTCGGCATCCTGGAGAAGGGCCTCGACAAGTACGCCGACGCCTACGACAAGGAGAACACCGACATCGAGGTCGTCCTCGCCGAGCAGATGTCCGCGTTCCGCACGAACAAGGACGAGATAAAGCGGCTCGTGCTCCGGTGTGACCTCTCGCTCGACCCCGAGACGTGGGACGACGACGACGCCGTCGAACTCGCCCGCGAGATACGCAAGGAGACGAAGCCCATCCTCATCGCGGCGAACAAGATGGACACGCCCGAGGCGAGGGCGAACTGGGACGAGATCACGAACGACTCCGACTACGACCACCTCACCTTCGTCGCGGCGAGCGCGCACGCCGAGAAGGCGCTCAAGAACGCCGACGAGGCCGGCGTCGTGGACTACACGCCCGGCGCGGACGGCTTCGAGGTCACCGGCGACGTGTCCGACGAGCAGGCCGCGGGCCTCGCCGACATCGAGGACTTCGTGGCCGAGTACGGCGGCACGGGCGTGCAGGGTGCCATCGAGACGGCCCTGTTCGACGTGCTGGGCGTCGTCCCCGTCTTCCCGGGCAGCGCGAACGGGAAGGGCGACGAGGAGGGTCGCTTCCGCGACTGCTTCCTCCTCCCCGAGGGCGCGACCACCTCGGACTTCGCGTACCACATCCACTCCACCATCGGCGACGGCCTGCTCCACGGCATCGACTGCCGGACCGGCCGGCAGGTCGGCGGCGACCACGAACTCGACGACCGCGACGTGGTCGAACTGATAACGACCGCCTAA
- a CDS encoding ZIP family metal transporter: protein MLAEQFVDLVGPNPVVQALVAGVVIALFNTAGALVVLVWRDPSERGLDTALGFAAGVMLSASFTSLLLPGIDIASEADYPAVGLGGVELVGIVPVLVGFALGVAVLDRADDWVPGVQAVVTGRGVDAADARFSALVLFIVAITLHNMPEGLAVGVGFGSGDVGRGLALMLAIGVQNVPEGLAVSVAAVNAGLGSRFYAGVAGIRAGLVEIPLTVFGAAVVAVAAPAVPYAMGFAAGGMLFVIFHEIVPQTHARGNEHEATVGLMVGLVVMLALDVLLAA, encoded by the coding sequence ATGCTCGCCGAGCAGTTCGTGGACCTCGTGGGGCCGAACCCCGTCGTGCAGGCGCTCGTCGCGGGGGTCGTCATCGCCCTGTTCAACACCGCCGGGGCGCTCGTCGTTCTCGTCTGGCGCGACCCCTCCGAGCGCGGCCTCGACACGGCGCTCGGCTTCGCCGCCGGGGTGATGCTGTCGGCGTCGTTCACGAGCCTCCTGTTGCCCGGCATCGACATCGCTTCGGAGGCCGACTACCCCGCGGTCGGCCTCGGCGGCGTGGAACTCGTCGGCATCGTTCCGGTTCTCGTCGGCTTCGCGCTCGGCGTCGCCGTCCTCGACCGCGCGGACGACTGGGTGCCGGGCGTGCAGGCCGTCGTCACGGGTCGCGGCGTCGACGCCGCGGACGCCCGCTTCTCGGCGCTCGTCCTCTTCATCGTCGCCATCACGCTCCACAACATGCCGGAGGGACTGGCCGTCGGCGTCGGCTTCGGCTCCGGCGACGTGGGGCGGGGGCTGGCGCTGATGCTCGCCATCGGCGTCCAGAACGTCCCCGAGGGGCTCGCGGTGTCCGTCGCCGCGGTCAACGCGGGGCTCGGAAGTCGCTTCTACGCCGGCGTCGCCGGCATCCGCGCGGGACTCGTGGAGATACCGCTCACCGTGTTCGGCGCGGCCGTCGTCGCCGTGGCCGCGCCCGCCGTCCCCTACGCGATGGGCTTCGCGGCGGGCGGGATGCTGTTCGTCATCTTCCACGAGATCGTGCCGCAGACGCACGCCCGCGGGAACGAACACGAGGCGACCGTCGGCCTGATGGTCGGTCTCGTCGTGATGCTCGCGCTCGACGTGCTGCTCGCGGCCTAG
- a CDS encoding DUF5802 family protein translates to MFEQFSSGYYLGRLYVEPTDGDRVVMCRDDHETVNEQLYADGEGVERLDYPLVMKVGTAHLPVHGAEGVPERTLAVPEATLDAAGIRNPPTLSEVLLAKEEVASRFVGFGAASG, encoded by the coding sequence ATGTTCGAACAGTTCTCCAGCGGCTACTACCTCGGGCGGCTCTACGTGGAGCCGACCGACGGGGACCGGGTGGTGATGTGCCGGGACGACCACGAGACCGTGAACGAGCAGCTCTACGCCGACGGCGAGGGGGTAGAGCGGCTCGACTACCCGCTGGTGATGAAGGTCGGGACGGCCCACCTCCCCGTCCACGGCGCGGAGGGCGTTCCCGAGCGGACGCTCGCCGTCCCGGAGGCGACGCTCGACGCCGCGGGCATCCGCAACCCCCCGACGCTCTCGGAGGTCCTGCTCGCGAAGGAGGAGGTCGCCTCGCGGTTCGTCGGCTTCGGGGCGGCGTCCGGCTAG
- a CDS encoding ArsR/SmtB family transcription factor, with amino-acid sequence MDSAELLDLLGNENRRRILRLLARKPCYVTEISEYLGVSPKAVIDHLRKLEEAGLVESRVDDQRRKYFSIARNLRLEVNVSPYAFGTKSAYPASRSLDMTGCRYLSLHLERESEPGTERGDDLSALAGELERLETLENELSMAQRWVQGRLTDVMDDISERFGEADGRFYAEVLSALANGTTTTEGIARRVDASPEMVADALASLEDLGVVARSGGGWRLD; translated from the coding sequence ATGGACTCCGCCGAGCTGCTCGACCTGCTGGGGAACGAGAACCGGCGGCGTATCCTCCGGCTGCTCGCGCGCAAGCCGTGTTACGTCACCGAGATCTCCGAGTACCTCGGGGTGAGTCCCAAGGCGGTCATCGACCACCTGCGGAAGCTGGAGGAGGCGGGGCTCGTGGAGTCGCGCGTCGACGACCAGCGGCGGAAGTACTTCTCCATCGCGCGGAACCTCCGGCTGGAGGTGAACGTCTCGCCGTACGCCTTCGGCACGAAGTCGGCGTATCCGGCCTCGCGCTCGCTCGACATGACCGGCTGTCGCTACCTCTCGCTCCACCTCGAACGCGAGTCCGAACCCGGCACGGAGCGCGGCGACGACCTCTCCGCGCTCGCGGGCGAACTGGAGCGGCTGGAGACGCTGGAGAACGAGCTCTCGATGGCCCAGCGGTGGGTACAGGGCCGGCTCACGGACGTGATGGACGACATCTCGGAGCGGTTCGGGGAGGCCGACGGCCGCTTCTACGCCGAGGTGCTGTCGGCGCTCGCCAACGGCACGACCACGACGGAGGGCATCGCCCGGCGCGTCGACGCCAGCCCCGAGATGGTGGCCGACGCGCTCGCGAGCCTCGAAGACCTCGGCGTGGTCGCGCGGAGCGGGGGCGGCTGGCGGCTCGACTAG
- the gatD gene encoding Glu-tRNA(Gln) amidotransferase subunit GatD has translation MNAGDRVRVARGGVTHEGVLMPSTTETHLVVKLDGGYNVGVARAEADAEVLETDAYAVGDGTDEEDGSEVAFDDDLPTVSLISTGGTIASTVDYRTGAVTAQFDAEDVLRAVPDLAGRANYRGRVVANILSENMDTGVWRDLAAAVREEIEAGADGVVVMHGTDTMQYTASALSFMLDTPVPVVFTGSQRSADRPSSDNVMNAVCAVEAATADAAEVMVCMHATESDDVCALHRGTRVRKNHTSRRNAFETVGGEPMGTVDYAAASAGEECVTFAGDYTPRGERDLAVAPDLNESVQLLKFTPGMDPARLEALSGLDGLVIEGTGLGHVHTDLIPTLAEMVEDGTVVAMSSACIEGRVCDRVYDTGRDLLDAGVVEAEDTLPETAYVKLMWALANRDDPAAAMSEGLAGEATARSTPWQA, from the coding sequence ATGAACGCAGGAGACCGGGTCCGCGTCGCCCGCGGCGGCGTCACCCACGAGGGCGTGTTGATGCCCTCGACGACCGAGACACACCTCGTCGTCAAGCTCGACGGGGGGTACAACGTCGGCGTCGCCCGCGCCGAGGCCGACGCGGAGGTACTGGAGACGGACGCGTACGCCGTCGGCGACGGAACCGACGAGGAGGACGGGTCGGAGGTGGCCTTCGACGACGACCTCCCGACCGTCTCGCTCATCTCGACTGGGGGAACCATCGCCTCCACCGTCGATTACCGCACCGGCGCGGTGACGGCGCAGTTCGACGCCGAGGACGTGCTCCGGGCCGTCCCGGACCTCGCCGGGCGCGCGAACTACCGGGGCCGCGTCGTCGCCAACATCCTCTCGGAGAACATGGACACCGGCGTCTGGCGCGACCTCGCGGCGGCCGTCCGCGAGGAGATAGAAGCGGGCGCCGACGGCGTCGTCGTCATGCACGGGACGGACACGATGCAGTACACCGCGAGCGCGCTCTCCTTCATGCTCGACACGCCCGTCCCGGTCGTGTTCACGGGGAGCCAGCGCTCCGCCGACCGCCCCTCCTCCGACAACGTGATGAACGCCGTGTGTGCTGTCGAGGCCGCGACGGCCGATGCCGCCGAGGTGATGGTGTGTATGCACGCCACGGAGTCCGACGACGTCTGCGCACTCCACCGCGGCACCCGGGTCCGCAAGAACCACACCTCCCGGCGGAACGCCTTCGAGACGGTCGGCGGCGAGCCGATGGGCACGGTGGACTACGCGGCCGCGAGCGCCGGCGAGGAGTGCGTGACCTTCGCGGGCGACTACACCCCGCGCGGCGAGCGCGACCTCGCCGTCGCCCCGGACCTGAACGAGTCGGTCCAGCTGCTGAAGTTCACGCCGGGGATGGACCCGGCGCGGCTGGAGGCGCTGTCCGGGCTCGACGGCCTCGTCATCGAGGGGACGGGACTGGGCCACGTCCACACCGACCTCATCCCGACGCTCGCCGAGATGGTCGAGGACGGGACGGTCGTCGCCATGTCGTCGGCGTGTATCGAGGGCCGGGTCTGCGACCGGGTGTACGACACCGGGCGCGACCTGCTCGACGCCGGCGTCGTGGAGGCCGAGGACACCCTCCCGGAGACGGCCTACGTGAAGCTGATGTGGGCGCTCGCGAACCGCGACGACCCCGCGGCGGCGATGAGCGAGGGCCTCGCGGGCGAGGCGACGGCGCGCTCGACCCCGTGGCAGGCATGA
- a CDS encoding GNAT family N-acetyltransferase: MKVRPATHDDYDAVAAFTENTWPDRDGGDYIPRIYHDWIENDDAETFVLDDGEDLAGIAQGVMLSPHEGWAQGMRVNPDYRGEGVSPLLSEAIFDWCREHGATVCRNMVFSWNGAGLGQSRATGFDPAAEFRWMLPDPDPTAEAGLDVRNDPDAAWSCFHRSDANAALRGLTLDLDESYAVAELTRERLHRAAAEQRVFAVGDGDGTRAMSYRTRTGERDEETYAEYGVAAWADTEALRSLVAALRRDAADLGADATRVYIPETARHVSDAAYVRAGIYDDPDFLLEADLTGR, from the coding sequence ATGAAGGTCCGCCCCGCCACCCACGACGACTACGACGCGGTCGCCGCGTTCACGGAGAACACGTGGCCCGACCGCGACGGCGGCGACTACATCCCCCGCATCTACCACGACTGGATAGAGAACGACGACGCCGAGACGTTCGTGCTCGACGACGGCGAGGACCTCGCGGGCATCGCGCAGGGCGTCATGCTGTCGCCACACGAGGGGTGGGCACAGGGGATGCGCGTCAACCCCGACTACCGCGGCGAGGGCGTCTCGCCGCTGCTCTCGGAGGCGATATTCGACTGGTGTCGCGAGCACGGCGCGACCGTCTGCCGGAACATGGTGTTCTCGTGGAACGGCGCGGGGCTCGGACAGTCGCGCGCCACCGGCTTCGACCCCGCCGCGGAGTTCCGGTGGATGCTCCCCGACCCCGACCCGACGGCCGAGGCCGGCCTCGACGTGCGCAACGACCCGGACGCCGCGTGGTCGTGCTTCCACCGGAGCGACGCGAACGCGGCGCTGCGGGGGCTCACGCTCGACCTGGACGAGAGCTACGCCGTCGCGGAACTCACCCGCGAACGGCTCCACCGCGCCGCGGCCGAACAGCGCGTCTTCGCCGTCGGCGACGGCGACGGGACGCGGGCGATGTCGTACCGCACCCGGACGGGCGAGCGCGACGAGGAGACGTACGCCGAGTACGGGGTCGCGGCGTGGGCCGACACCGAGGCGCTCCGCTCGCTCGTCGCCGCGCTCCGCCGCGACGCCGCCGACCTCGGGGCGGACGCGACCCGCGTCTACATCCCCGAGACGGCCCGCCACGTCAGCGACGCGGCGTACGTCCGCGCGGGCATCTACGACGACCCCGACTTCCTCCTGGAGGCCGACCTGACCGGGCGCTAG
- a CDS encoding ubiquitin-like small modifier protein 1 produces the protein MKWKLFANLAETAGTKEVEVDAGAGDTVRDAFDALLDAHPELRDETVDESGDLREHIRMLRNDTSPFADGDGFETRLEEGDTLALFPPVSGG, from the coding sequence GTGAAGTGGAAGCTGTTCGCCAACCTCGCGGAGACGGCGGGGACGAAGGAGGTCGAGGTGGACGCGGGCGCGGGCGACACGGTCCGCGACGCGTTCGACGCCCTGCTCGATGCACACCCCGAGCTCCGCGACGAGACGGTCGACGAGTCGGGCGACCTGCGCGAGCACATCCGGATGCTCCGCAACGACACGAGTCCGTTCGCGGACGGTGACGGGTTCGAGACCCGGCTGGAGGAGGGCGACACGCTGGCGCTGTTCCCCCCGGTCTCGGGCGGCTAG
- a CDS encoding Lrp/AsnC family transcriptional regulator, with protein sequence MSLQADWRASLDDVDAVLVDEYQSDFPVAERPFRIVAEALGIEEDEAVERVRRLRERGVFRRFGAVLNPPVIGSSTLAAVKAPEDRFDEIAEVINGYRQVNHNYRRDHEWNMWFVVTAGSRERRDEILADIEARTGCAVLNLPMLTDYYIDLEFPVVNEDRFARESLTETEVSATRISEDASADLSDLDRRLLLEIQDGFPLSATPYRDVADALDADVTEVLAAVERLLADGCIKRVGCVVNHVVTGFDANCMVVWDVPDDELDARGEAVGSLPYVTLCYHRPRRPEQDWPYNMFTMVHGREEAAVEAVIDELAADHLSFDHERLRSTATLKQTGAQYDDIVGE encoded by the coding sequence ATGAGCCTGCAGGCCGACTGGCGCGCGTCGCTCGACGACGTGGACGCCGTCCTCGTTGACGAGTACCAGAGCGACTTCCCGGTCGCCGAACGCCCCTTCCGTATCGTGGCCGAGGCCCTCGGCATCGAGGAAGACGAGGCCGTCGAGCGCGTCCGTCGGCTGCGCGAGCGCGGCGTCTTCCGGCGGTTCGGCGCGGTGCTCAATCCGCCCGTCATCGGCTCCTCGACGCTCGCGGCCGTGAAGGCGCCCGAGGACCGCTTCGACGAGATAGCCGAGGTGATCAACGGCTACCGGCAGGTGAACCACAACTACCGGCGCGACCACGAGTGGAACATGTGGTTCGTCGTCACCGCCGGGTCGCGCGAGCGTCGCGACGAGATCCTCGCCGACATCGAGGCCCGAACCGGCTGTGCGGTGTTGAACCTCCCGATGCTGACCGACTACTACATCGACCTGGAGTTCCCCGTCGTCAACGAGGACCGGTTCGCCCGGGAGTCGCTGACCGAAACCGAGGTCTCCGCGACCCGCATCTCCGAGGACGCCTCCGCGGACCTCTCCGACCTCGACCGTCGGCTCCTCCTCGAGATACAGGACGGCTTCCCGCTCTCGGCGACGCCGTACCGGGACGTCGCCGACGCGCTCGACGCCGACGTGACCGAGGTGCTCGCGGCCGTCGAGCGCCTGCTCGCCGACGGCTGTATCAAGCGCGTCGGCTGTGTCGTCAACCACGTCGTCACGGGGTTCGACGCCAACTGCATGGTCGTGTGGGACGTGCCCGACGACGAACTCGACGCGCGCGGCGAGGCCGTCGGGTCGCTCCCCTACGTCACCCTCTGTTACCACCGGCCGCGCCGGCCCGAGCAGGACTGGCCGTACAACATGTTCACGATGGTCCACGGCCGCGAGGAGGCCGCCGTCGAGGCCGTCATCGACGAACTCGCCGCCGACCACCTCTCCTTCGACCACGAGCGCCTCCGCTCGACCGCGACGCTGAAACAGACGGGCGCGCAGTACGACGACATCGTCGGGGAGTAG
- a CDS encoding redoxin domain-containing protein, giving the protein MVSTGDDAPTFDATIADGDVGEFSLAGALGDGPVVLAFFPGAFTPPCSNEMVALEEHADAFADAGVRLLGVSADSAFSLNAFREEYDLSFDLVSDMAGDAIRAYGLEIDIEDLGLYGVANRAVFVVDTDGQVRYTWTTEDPTVEPDYEELLDAVASLD; this is encoded by the coding sequence ATGGTATCCACCGGCGACGACGCCCCGACGTTCGACGCGACGATAGCCGACGGCGACGTGGGCGAGTTCTCCCTCGCGGGGGCGCTCGGCGACGGTCCCGTCGTCCTCGCCTTCTTCCCCGGCGCGTTCACGCCCCCCTGTTCGAACGAGATGGTCGCGCTGGAGGAACACGCCGACGCCTTCGCGGACGCGGGCGTCCGCCTGCTCGGCGTCAGCGCCGACTCGGCGTTCTCGCTCAACGCCTTCCGCGAGGAGTACGACCTCTCCTTCGACCTCGTGAGCGACATGGCCGGCGACGCCATCCGCGCGTACGGCCTGGAAATCGACATCGAGGACCTCGGCCTCTACGGCGTCGCGAACCGCGCCGTCTTCGTCGTGGACACCGACGGGCAGGTCCGCTACACGTGGACCACCGAGGACCCGACCGTCGAGCCCGACTACGAGGAACTGCTCGACGCGGTCGCGTCGCTCGACTGA